A genomic region of Venturia canescens isolate UGA chromosome 9, ASM1945775v1, whole genome shotgun sequence contains the following coding sequences:
- the Cph gene encoding homeobox protein 5, translated as MRIKMPAVRIAQAETSQGPASPDTVQCGGCRASYPLGEIVRFIEHKVNHCRSSLQGCHSPPPAAAHEDSDPEDALALKTSDTEKLNSVPSISAPINKRSSRVESPPTPQGNNADTGSPIELRASASSTPKRRTEGTEETEKEDIPKKLKIESVDADTNTVSSEPRCLQCSQCSRRLTSAWEMLQHAQSVHGARLYSSLSSSINSSLNTPAPSPPTSTPIHAQQQQQQQQQQQQQQQQQQHHLSPPNHLNLSGKSSGSSSAANTSGGGTNTSGGSSSSRQQLQSSAASLVGDPLHSFIRLPQHLERSFPPIFRPDFLALNPLASYRGLQDLQTATRNLQNLGDPLRGMDGLNLGDSLVRSSLDTLNNARNLANLTELSHARVLPGQGHQPQLEANLDFYSARLRSLANPSLGAAPPNPPTNQAPLVPSQVQQQQQQQQQSNQHPVSSPSPAGTNLASLHLAGHQKENSPPSYTQSPTGHHNNNNSTDSEKASPLTTTSTPVITDSVETVYTCEICDKKFRFQSNLIVHRRSHQEKEQRRYKEESAQESGASTRCEICDAEIASFTELRKHMRKEHQETLTAAASPQGSVETVPDDGSSCDENMDLDEAEENEHEKRGDDDDAEENTPEDLSTTQGQSSEESGGRVDQKPSLVGDLMEKFGLSNIAQYSEAYRQALQENHRGSFLKTESPSNLTNSLNNNKEKDSALSPTNFNSSTTANIFSGQGFPRTAGPDFGGLWLPNPHYLENNEFRKVSKATTSSLALPGLPSPLLKKERNGRNDTCEFCGKVFKNCSNLTVHRRSHTGEKPYKCELCAYACAQSSKLTRHMKTHGRQGKDTYKCRFCEMPFSVPSTLEKHMRKCVVVQQGPKMGIPYPGSQDEDSSLSTKDT; from the exons CGGAAACGTCGCAAGGTCCAGCGTCGCCAGACACCGTCCAATGCGGAGGTTGCCGAGCCTCCTACCCCCTCGGTGAAATAGTTCGTTTCATCGAGCACAAAGTGAACCACTGTCGTAGTAGTTTGCAAGGATGTCACAGTCCTCCACCGGCTGCTGCCCACGAGGATTCCGACCCGGAGGATGCCCTCGCCCTAAAAACCTCCGACACGGAAAAGCTCAACTCGGTCCCGAGTATCTCGGCGCCTATAAACAAACGTTCGAGCAGAGTCGAGAGCCCACCAACGCCCCAAGGCAATAACGCCGATACCGGAAGTCCCATAGAACTTAGGGCGAGCGCGAGCTCGACGCCCAAAAGACGAACGGAAGGTACCGAGGAAACGGAGAAGGAGGACATAccgaaaaaactgaaaatcgagTCTGTCGACGCCGACACAAATACCGTCAGTTCCG AGCCAAGATGTCTGCAATGTTCGCAATGTTCGCGCCGGTTGACCTCAGCATGGGAAATGCTCCAGCACGCGCAGAGCGTTCACGGTGCAAGACTCTATTCGTCGTTGTCCTCATCGATAAATTCCTCGTTAAACACGCCGGCACCGAGTCCACCGACGTCGACGCCGATACACGcccaacagcagcagcaacagcagcagcagcagcagcagcaacagcagcaacagcaacaccATCTCAGTCCACCGAATCACTTGAATCTCAGTGGCAAATCGAGCGGAAGTTCATCGGCAGCGAACACTTCCGGTGGTGGTACGAACACGAGTGGTGGCAGTAGCAGCAGTCGTCAGCAATTGCAATCCTCAGCGGCATCGTTGGTCGGCGATCCGCTCCACAGTTTCATCAGACTGCCCCAGCATCTCGAGCGAAGCTTCCCGCCAATATTCAGGCCCGATTTCCTGGCGCTGAACCCACTCGCGAGCTACCGAGGGCTTCAGGACCTTCAAACGGCCACGAGGAACCTCCAAAACCTCGGGGACCCCTTGCGCGGCATGGACGGTCTCAACTTGGGTGATTCTCTCGTCAGAAGCAGTCTGGACACCCTCAACAACGCGAGGAACCTGGCCAACTTGACCGAATTGTCACACGCCCGGGTCCTACCTGGACAAGGACATCAGCCACAATTAGAAGCGAACCTGGATTTTTATTCGGCGCGCCTAAGGAGCCTCGCTAACCCGTCCTTAGGCGCGGCTCCACCCAATCCCCCCACGAATCAAGCCCCACTGGTTCCCAGCCAGGttcaacagcagcagcagcagcaacagcaatcGAATCAGCATCCCGTATCATCGCCTAGTCCAGCTGGCACTAACCTAGCGAGTCTTCACTTGGCTGGTCACCAGAAAGAAAATTCACCACCGTCGTACACCCAAAGCCCGACCGGTCaccacaacaacaacaattcaACCGACAGCGAAAAGGCCAGTCCACTAACGACGACCTCGACTCCGGTGATCACGGACTCCGTCGAGACGGTTTACACCTGCGAGATCTGCGACAAGAAATTCAGGTTCCAATCGAATCTCATCGTGCATCGGCGCAGTCATCAGGAGAAAGAGCAACGACGTTACAAGGAAGAGAGCGCGCAGGAATCCGGGGCGTCAACGAGGTGCGAGATTTGCGACGCCGAGATAGCCAGTTTCACGGAACTGAGGAAACACATGAGGAAGGAGCACCAAGAAACTTTGACAGCTGCGGCCAGTCCTCAAGGGAGCGTTGAAACCGTTCCGGACGACGGATCGAGCTGCGACGAGAACATGGATTTGGACGAGGCGGAAGAGAACGAGCACGAGAAGCGcggcgacgacgatgacgCGGAGGAAAACACACCGGAGGATCTGAGCACGACGCAGGGCCAGAGCAGCGAGGAAAGCGGGGGCAGAGTCGACCAGAAGCCCAGTCTCGTTGGGGACTTGATGGAAAAATTTGGCCTGAGCAATATCGCACAGTACTCCGAGGCTTATCGACAAGCCCTGCAAGAAAACCATCGCGGCAGCTTCCTCAAAACTGAATCGCCCTCTAATTTGACGAATAGTCTGAACAACAACAAGGAAAAGGACAGCGCTTTGTCGCCAACGAACTTCAACTCGTCGACGACAGCGAACATATTTTCTGGTCAGGGTTTCCCCAGGACCGCCGGTCCGGACTTTGGCGGTCTGTGGTTACCGAATCCTCACTATTTGGAAAACAACGAATTCCGCAAGGTCTCCAAAGCGACGACTTCCAGTTTAGCTCTGCCAGGCTTGCCGAGTCCGTTGTTGAAAAAAGAGCGCAACGGTCGTAACGACACGTGCGAATTTTGTGGCAAAGTCTTCAAGAATTGCTCGAATTTGACGGTTCACAGACGATCGCACACCGGCGAGAAGCCCTACAAGTGCGAGCTCTGCGCTTACGCTTGTGCGCAAAGCTCCAAGCTGACGAGGCACATGAAAACCCACGGCAGGCAGGGTAAGGACACGTACAAGTGTCGCTTTTGCGAAATGCCATTCTCCGTGCCCAGCACGCTCGAGAAACACATGAGAAAGTGCGTCGTCGTTCAGCAAGGCCCCAAAATGGGAATACCCTATCCCGGCAGCCAGGACGAAGACTCTTCCTTGAGTACCAAGGACACTTGA